A genomic window from Nocardioides rotundus includes:
- the corA gene encoding magnesium/cobalt transporter CorA — MIVDSAVYRDGVRVPVDCAPTDANALRQAAESGDFVWMGLYQPTQEELEDVSVAFALHPLAVEDAVNAHQRPKLDVYDDSLFLTLKTLWYVDEQDAVETGEINMFVGHDFVITVRHGEGAELASARTWLESNKDVLEHGPSAVVYAVSDRVVDGYEAVGKALEEDVDEVESSVFSPERTNDSARIYVLKRELAEMRRAVLPLREPMRRFATGDVPVIDPESEPYFRDVLDHLSRAAESIDTLEGLLSSAFDAHLAQIQVQQNEDMRKISAGAALVVVPTLIAGIYGMNFEHMPELGWTFGYAYALLLMLGTSLGLLWLFKKSGWL, encoded by the coding sequence ATGATCGTCGACAGTGCCGTCTACCGCGACGGGGTCCGGGTGCCGGTGGACTGCGCCCCCACGGACGCCAACGCGCTGCGCCAGGCCGCGGAGTCCGGGGACTTCGTCTGGATGGGCCTCTACCAGCCGACCCAGGAGGAGCTGGAGGACGTCTCGGTGGCCTTCGCGCTGCATCCGCTCGCGGTCGAGGACGCCGTGAACGCCCACCAGCGGCCGAAGCTCGACGTCTACGACGACAGCCTGTTCCTCACCCTGAAGACGCTCTGGTACGTCGATGAGCAGGACGCCGTCGAGACCGGCGAGATCAACATGTTCGTCGGCCACGACTTCGTCATCACCGTCCGGCACGGCGAGGGGGCCGAGCTGGCGTCGGCGCGCACCTGGCTGGAGTCGAACAAGGACGTCCTGGAGCACGGGCCCTCGGCGGTGGTGTACGCCGTCTCCGACCGGGTCGTGGACGGCTACGAGGCGGTGGGGAAGGCGCTGGAGGAGGACGTGGACGAGGTGGAGAGCTCGGTCTTCTCTCCCGAGCGCACCAACGACTCGGCGCGGATCTACGTGCTCAAGCGGGAGCTGGCCGAGATGCGTCGCGCGGTGCTGCCGCTGCGCGAGCCGATGCGCCGCTTCGCGACCGGCGACGTCCCGGTGATCGACCCGGAGTCCGAGCCCTACTTCCGCGACGTGCTGGACCACCTCTCCCGCGCGGCGGAGAGCATCGACACCCTGGAGGGCCTGCTCTCCTCCGCGTTCGACGCCCACCTGGCCCAGATCCAGGTGCAGCAGAACGAGGACATGCGCAAGATCTCCGCCGGCGCCGCGCTGGTCGTCGTACCGACCCTGATCGCCGGCATCTACGGGATGAACTTCGAGCACATGCCCGAGCTCGGGTGGACCTTCGGCTACGCCTACGCGCTGCTGCTGATGCTCGGCACGTCCCTGGGGCTGCTCTGGCTGTTCAAGAAGTCCGGCTGGCTGTGA